Part of the Pirellulales bacterium genome, GGCGTAACTTCCTCGCCATACGCCACGCGGCTAGATAAACACGGCGAAGCGGGTTTATCCCACACGGGCAAATTCCATTGGGCGGCCAGAGTACGGACATCGGCCTTCGTGAAACCGCATTCCAAAAGCGGACTGCGAACTAGATGCTCGCCGGCGGCCTGCATGCCCGGCCGCCAATCGCTGGCGTCGTCCGCATTGGCCCCATTAACGATCACCATCCGGCCCTTAGCCCCGGGCTCTGCCCGGGGGTTGCGCCGCATTTCGTTTTCCATCCGCTCCACAAACACTTCCAATTGCTCATACAACTCCGTCTTGCAAAAATAGCAGCGGTTGGCCGGATTGGCAGTGTAGTTGGCGTCGGCAAATTCTCCGGTGTGCAGCACTTCGTGGCGAATGCCAATTTGCTGCGCCACTTGCCGCGCGGTTTCCAACTCGCCGGCCGCCAAGCTGGCACTGACGCCGGTGACCGCCACGGCATTTTCTCCCAGCGCCAACTGTGCCGCTTTGGCTACCACCGCGCTATCCACTCC contains:
- the larE gene encoding ATP-dependent sacrificial sulfur transferase LarE; this translates as MFPSEKTEKLLTLLRSYGSCAVAYSGGVDSAVVAKAAQLALGENAVAVTGVSASLAAGELETARQVAQQIGIRHEVLHTGEFADANYTANPANRCYFCKTELYEQLEVFVERMENEMRRNPRAEPGAKGRMVIVNGANADDASDWRPGMQAAGEHLVRSPLLECGFTKADVRTLAAQWNLPVWDKPASPCLSSRVAYGEEVTPERLQMIDRAEQLLRSLGLRTVRVRYHKGDLARLEVPLDALAALTEPLLREHLAAELKQLGFKYITLDLEGFRSGSQNEVLSVDSLLPIISGKDQ